The Treponema sp. OMZ 790 genome includes the window GGACCGATATAGATAAGACCGCAAAGGCGATGAATGCCCGCTGTTTTGACAATGCCCGTACCTTTTCAAAGGTTTCAACCTACGGAGAAATGATAGGCGGCTTTTTTTTGAAGGCGGCGGATCACGGCGACAAGGTTTATAATGCCATGAGGGCTCGGGGCTTTACCTCCGAAACCCAATTTAAGCCCGAAAAAATATCCTCGCCCCTCTATATAGGCCTTCTTGTCTTCTTTGTTTCGCTCTTCGCGAGTCTTATAATAATGGAAAGATTTATGGAGATCCCATGGCTGTTTTAATCGAAAATTTATCCTACACCTATCCCGACGGAAGGAATGCAATACACAATATAAATGCTCATTTTGAAAAAGGAAAAAAGACTGCCGTGGTCGGTCTAAACGGTTCCGGTAAGTCAACCCTTCTTTATCATCTTAATGGAACGATTTCGCCTCAAACGGGAAGGGTGAGCATCTTGGGAGAGGATGTTTCCAAAAAGAGTTTAAATTCGATAAGAAAAAAATCGGGCTTCTTGTTCGATTATCCCGATCATCAGCTTTTTTTGACAAGCGTCTATGAGGACATCGGTTTTGGTCTAAAGAACCTAGGCATGGATAGGGAAGAAATAGAAGCAGCCGTAAACCGTATCTTAAAAAAGCTTAATATCGAGCACTTAAAAGATTATTCGCCCTATCAGCTCAGCTTGGGGCAAAAGAAGATTTGTGCCATAGCAGGCGTCCTTGTTATGGAGCCTGAAATCATCGTATGCGATGAGCCCTTTTCGGGGCTTGACAGCAAGGTAAAATCTGCCTTTAAAGCTATCTTGGATGATTTCTCCAAGGAAGGAAAGACGATTATTTTTTCGACCCATGATCAGGATTTTTGTTATGAGTGGGCCGATAATGTTTATGTGATGAACGAGGGAGAGCTGGTTGCAGGAGGAGACGCCGTGAGCGTTTTTAATAATGCAGAGGTGCTGCAAAGGACCGGTATAGTTATGCCTAAACTTGCAAGGCTTTTCGGCCATAAAAATCCGGCCCCGCGTTCTGTTGAAGATGCCTTACATCTATTGTTATAGGGGTATAGGAGGTTTGATAAACAGCTCGGTACAAATCGTGCCTCACTGTTTATCTGCCGAGTTTTAGGAGGATGTTATGCATATATCCGATGGAGGATTATCGACGGCGGTTTGTGCCGTGGGTTATGCGGCGAGTGCAGTAGGAATTGCCTTTGCCGTCAAGGGAACAAAAGAAGAGGATATCCCGAAAATAAGTCTTATGGCGGGAACTTTTTTTGCTATTTCGTTAATTATGATTCCGATACCGCCGAGCTCGGTTCATCCGCTCATGTGCGGACTGATAGGAATTATTGTCGGGCGTAAGGCGCCCCTTGCGTTTTTTCCTGCCCTGCTGCTGCAAGCTCTCTTGTTCCAGCACGGCGGGATTACAACTCTCGGAGCCAACACCCTGATGCTTTCCGTTTCTTCAATATTGTCGGCAATTATTTTTTATAATTGGAAGAGCGATAATGTGCTTTTAAAGGGAATGGTTATAGGTGCTCTTTCCGTAATCTTTGTTGTTTTGGTTTTGTCGGTTCTTCTTATGACGGGAGGAAGTTTTGCAAAGGAGACCTTTATAGCCCTCTTTGTTTCTCACTCCGTCGTCATGGCGGTCGAGGCTGTAATTACCGGCTTTGCCGTCAAGCTCATGATGAAGGCGAGACCCGACTGGTTTAAAAGGAATTTATAAAAAAATTCCTTAATTAATTTGATTTTTTAATAGAAGGTAAATTATGAAAAAATATGCTTTTACGTTATTGTTTTTATTTCTTGTAAGCCTTGCAGCTTTTTCTCATGCAATGTTTTTGGAGCTAGTCGAGCCGGGAGTTTTTCAGGTACAGTATGACGGCGGAGGCTTTACCCCCGGCACCAAGGTTATCCTTTATTCAGACGGAGGCTTTGATGTAATTCAAGAAGGTGAAGTAGACGATAAGGGTTTTTACCGCTTTGATCCCTCTCTTAAAGTAATGTCGGCAGAAGCTTCTGACGGGGCAGGCCATGTTGCCTATTGGGAGGCAAGCGAAGAAGAAATGTCAGAAGAAGGAACTTCAAAAGAAGTCGAATCTTCCGAAGCTTCTGCAGCAAAACCGAAACGAATCAAAACCAAAAGACCGAGTAAGCTCCCAATAATTTTGACCGTTTTAAATACCTGTGCAATTGTTTTTCTGTTCTTTGAATTTAGAACCTTTAAAAAGAAGGTATTAAAATAAGTATCTAAAATATCGCCGCTCATTTAAACTTGAGTTTTGCTTGTATTATGAGCGGCAAATTTTTCTACCATAGTATTTTTACGATTTATATGTTACACTATAAGTATTATAATAGGTAAGGAGGTCTTATAATGTCATATGAAATTTTAGAGAAACGCATAAAAGCTTTACCTCAGTATTATTATCAAGAACTTGTGAATTATCTTGACTATCTTACTGAAAAAGTAGCTAAAAATAAAGCCTTATCGGAAGAAGATACCTTGAATAAGATGAGTGATGCAAGTATTCAAACAGCATGGGAGTATCTTAAAGATGACACGTGGTGATATTTATATGATGGATTTTGGTATGCCGTTTGGGAGTGAACCGGGCTTTACACGACCTGTAATTATTATCCAGTCAGATAAAGAAAATTTAAATTGTTTAAATACTAAACTTGTTATTCCTCTTACATCAAATACTTTATTATCCGATTATCTTGGTAATGTATTTATTTCTAAAAATGAATCAAAACTTCCAAAAGATTCTGTAGCATTAATTCACCAAATAATGGTAATTGATAAAAAACGATTATTACATCGTGTAGGTAAACTAAATCAATTAGTATTAGGTAAAATAGAAGCTGCAATAGACTATGTAACTAAAGAATAAATACAATATTTATATCGAGTTATGTCATATTAAAAAAGGCTAGGAGACATAAAAAGCCTCCTGCAAAAAGGAAGACCGGATAAAAAATTCCTGTTGCGGCTATGCTGCTTCCGATAAGCATGCCTATCGGCGAAGATATTTGAATCAGCACGGTATTAAAGGCAAAAAATCTTCCTGAAAATTCGGGATCTACTTTTTTTTGGTAAAGGCTTGTTACATGGACATTAAAGAGTCCCATACTAAAACCCGCCGATAGGGCCGATAAGCTTACAATACTGCCAAGTAAAATTACATTAAATAAAAAGTTGTTTTCTCTTAAAAAATAAAAATAAAAACCTAAGATCAAAAAAGAAAGAGACTGCAAAATCAAAGTAAATAATTTTACATTTTTACCTGAAACTTTTTGGGAAGCAAGACTGCCTAGTATATTCCCTATTCCTATGCCGAAAAAACAAATTGAAGAAAAAAGGGTTAAAAAAGATTTTTCGTCTTTTAAAAAATTATTTATAAAAGCAAAACCTGTCTGCCAATTAAGAGTAAAAACCGTCTTAAACTGATAGGTAAGTATATTCGAAAAAATAGGTGTACAAAAAAAGTTTAAACATGAAGCCAGCAAGGCTAGACTTAAAAGTTCTTTTTCGCCTAAAACATAGCGGTACCCGTCGAAGATTTTTTTTAACTTTGAATCGGTTTTCTTTTGTTCATCTTTCTTTTTAAAATCATAGCGGATAAAAATCTCGGATAGGGCCGATATAAAAAAACTTAGAGCATTGATCAAAATACAGAGCTCGCAGCCTAGAAGCATCACAAGCCCTGCCGCAAAGATAACGGCAAGCATCGAAATTAAGCTTCTGCTCATTTCCAAAACCGAATTAGCCTTTTTTAAATTTTCTTTATTTATTAGTTCGGGTAAAATTGCCCTGCTTGCCGGTTTAAAGATTGCTAGACAAAAGCCTTGCGAAACACTTATAAGGCAAAATAAAAATACCTTTAAGTTAAAATCTAAATTTACCGCAATTAAAAATAGAATAAAAAGATTTAAAACAAATTGAGCCAAGTCGCTTAAGTATAAGAGCTTTTTTTTGTTAAAGCTGTCTACAATTGAACCCGAAAAGAGCGAAAAAACAATTCTTGAAAATTTGGCTGCAGAATAAACAAGGGCGAAATTTACAGGATTATCGGTTTGAAGAGCAACCCAGATAGAAAGGGCTACGCTTCCTATCTCATCTCCTATCAGCGAAGTGATTGTACCGAAATAAATTAAAAATAAATTACGGTCTTCCGTTCTTTTTTGGATTTGCATAAAAGCATTTTAACCTTTGATACCGGATTTGTCAATCCAGTTTTCGAGTTTAAGAGCTTTTATTCTTTTAAATTCTTTTGTGGGCACCTCTAAAAACCCCCTTTAAAAAAGATTAAAAAGATGATAAAATGAGGTATGAAACAAAAAGGATTATTTGATGAAGAAGATCGTTTAAGAGTATTAAGTAACTTAGGTGATAGTCTTGAAAAATTAAACGAAAAAATAAATTGGGAAATATTCAAACCACTATTAAAAAAAGCATTAACCAAAGAGCCAAAAGGTTTAGGCGGAAGACCTGCATACGATTATGTAATGATGTTTAAAATAATAATCTTACAAAAATTATACAACATAAGTGATGATCAAACGGAATATCAAATAAACGATCGACTATCCTTTATGAGATTTTTAGGATTGGAATTAAAAGATAAAGTACCCGATTCAAAAACAATATGGCTTTTTAAAGAAAAACTCATTGAAGCGAGAGTATCAAAAAAGTTATTTGAAAAGTTTGGAAAAGAATTAGCTAGGAATAACTTAATAGGAAAAGAGGGAACGATAATAGATGCGACAATAGTAGAAGCTCCGATACAGCATAACAGCAAAGATGAAAATGAACAAATCAAAAATGGAAAAGTCCCTGAACAATGGCAAGAAGCAAAAAATAAGGCAAAATTATCGCAAAAAGACTGTGATGCGAGGTGGACAAAGAAGCACAAACGTAGCTATTACGGTTATAAAGATCATATAAAAGTAGATAAAAAAAGTAAGCTTATATTGAAAGTGACGGTAACAGCAGCCAATGTTCATGATAGTAGAGAGTTAAAAAATTTGGTTGAAAGGGAAGATGAAAGATTATACGCAGATAGTGCTTATATAGGAGAAGAAATAGAGAGAGTTTTAAAAGCGAAAGGAATAGAAGGACAAATTTGTGAAAGAGGAGCAAGAGGGAAACCTCTTACTAAAAAACAAAAAATCAGTAACAGAAAAAAATCAAAAATACGGGCGAGAGTAGAACATGTATTTGGCTTTATGACAAACTCAATGAAAGGTATCTATGTAAGAACGATAGGATTAGCTCGTGCAACATTTTCGATAATAATGATGAACTTAACATACAACTTATGCCGATATTGCTATCTAAAGAAATAAAATGAGGGAGCATATAGGTAATAAAATGAAAAGTAAGGGAACTTAAGATAAAGAATCCAAGTTTTACACTAGACAATTTATAAAAAAGCTACTAAAATAATAAATAGGTACACTAAAAAATAGGTTTTTAGAGGTGCCCTTGTATTATTCGTTACCAATATCCCCTTATTGTATAAAACTATTGATGCGATCAATAAGTCGTTAGGGTCGATAAGGGTTCCGTTTTTTTCCAGCTTTGAACGGATATCTGCATAGGTGTATGCCGTTTGATCCGAAAAAGGCTCTACTTTAAATTCTTTAAAAAATACTTCAAGTCGTTTTAGATTATCTTTCTTTTTGCTGCTTTTATATGCGCCCAATAAAAGTTCTGCCTTTACAATCGAAGGAAGCCTTATCTTAGAAGGAGGAATAGATAAAATTTTATTTTTGACAGATTGATATTTTCCGTTTAAAAAATAAATACAGATATTTGTGTCCAAATAATACATTAGGGCTCCCTGGGACTGTCATCTTTCCAATTCGGCTGTTCCGGTCTTTTAAAGGTTTTATCGTCTATAGAGCCGAAAAGATTTATAAATTCTTTAGAGTAGGAAGATTCAATTTGAGGAAGAATTTTTTCCAACACCCAGCCTGAAATAGATTTGTTCGCATTTTTCGCAGCTTTTTCAATTTTTTCAAAATGACTTTCTTTTACATATAAGGATATTTGCGGCATCTGTCTTACCTCCATAAAAACTTTTTATAGCAAATATCAGAGCCTTACGGCTCTGTTCTGCAAGGAAATTCTTCATCGTATCCGCTAAAGCGGATAGCGAATCAATTTGCGAAAAAAGTTTTTTCAAGTGTGTTGTAAAACACACACATATAATAATGAGATGTTTTGTACTGATAGGTACAAAACTCGGCAGATAAACAGTGAGGCCGGATTTCTGCCAAACTGTTTATCGTACCTCCCCTATTGGAAGGATAAAGCTTTTTTATTTACTTGTCAAGTATACTTACAATTATACTTGCGGTAGAAAGATCAGCGGCTTAAAATTCCCAGATAGCTGCTTCTCGGTATTTTAAAGCCGCCGAAGCGTTTTATGTTTTCGGAAGGGATTTGGGCATCTATTAAAATGCCCTTCTTGTTTTCAAAGAAGTCTTGGGCAAAGAGGGAGAAGGCTGTTTTGGAAGCTCCGCTTACCTTGCTGAACATGGATTCGCCTATAAAGACCTCATTTATATAAAGGCCGTAAAAGCCTCCCGCCAATTCGCCTCCTTTCCATGCTTCTACAGAGTGGGCAAAGCCCAGCTTATGAAGAAGCCTATAAGCTTGAAGCATGTCATCCGTGATCCAAGTTCCTTTTTGTCCCTCTCTTTTTATTAGGGCGCAGTTTTCTATAACTTCATCAAAGGCCGTATTTTGCGTTATCCTAAAATCGGCTTTTTTTATTTCTCTTTTTAATCGGGACGGAATATGAAAAGAATCTTTGTTTATAACAAAGCGCAAGGAAGGGGAAAACCAAATTATAGGGTCTTCTTCCGAAAACCAAGGAAAAAAAGAATGTCTATAGGCCGAAAGAATCATGCCGGGTGAAAGGTTCCCTCCCGATATTACCTCATCGTCTTGAGATTTTTGAATATAATCTTCTTCACCGAAGGCCTTGTTAAAATCAAAAAAATCATCGCTTTCAAGCCAAGGAAAATCTTTTTGACTTCTTTTTAAGAGTATATTTTTTTCACCGGAACTTAAAAGCGATAATGAAGAAAAACCCGTCAACATTGTTTTTAAGTATTAAGCCCTTTATTTTACGCTCAAAACCAAATAGGGTTTTTTAGTCTTATCCCCGATACGGCATTTTACGGAGCTTCCTTTTTTTGTTTCTCCGAAAAGAATCATATCGGTTAAGGGCGTTACAAATTCGTCTTCGACAAGGCGGGCCGCATTGCGGGCTCCGAATTCTTCCGAATAGCCTTTTTCGGCTAAAAGAGGAATGACATCTTCTTCAAGCTCAAGAGAAATTTCTTTTTCGGCGAGCTGGGAGCGTATTTTTTCTACTTCCTTTTTGATGATGAGGCTCATAACCTGCATCGTAAGGGGGCCGAATTTTATGATTGCATCAAGCCTGTTTCTGAATTCGGGAGTAAAGGTCTTTTCGACAGCCTCATCTACGGCCGATTCCGAAATGCGCTCTCCTCCGAAGCCGATCAAGGGTTTTCCTATATTTGAAGAGCCTGCATTGCTTGTCATAATAAGAATTATATTGTTAAAGGCCGCCTTTCTTCCCTGATTATCCGTGAGGGTTGCATAGTCCATAATCTGTAAGAGAATGTTATAGATGTCGTGGTGAGCCTTTTCTATCTCGTCCAATAAAAGAACCGCATTAGGGCTTTTTTGTACGGCAGAGGTTAAAAGGCCTCCTTCTTCAAAGCCTACGTAGCCGGGGGGTGAACCTATGAGGCGGCTTACAGTGTGCTTTTCCTGATACTCGCTCATGTCGAAGCGGAGAAGGGGAATACCAAGCTCCTCGGCAAGGGTTTTAGCGAGCTCCGTCTTACCGACCCCCGTGGGGCCTACAAACAAAAAGTTTGCAACAGGCTTATCCTTGGAACGGAAGCCTGCACGGGATCGCTTTACTGCCTTGGTAACGCCTTCAATAGCCGGGCTTTGGCCGAAGATTTTCTTTGAAAGAATTTCTTCAAAGTGCCTGAGCTTTTCCGTCTCGTTTACCGAAACCTTCTGCTCCGGTATCCTTGCAGTCTTTGCAACAATCTTGTCTATGTCGGTAAGGCTTACTTCCGGAACACTTGCTTCGGCGTTTTCTTCAGTATTTGAGCTTCTTTCTTTGTCTGCTTTGATTTTAATAAGAGCTCCGGCCTCGTCTATAAGGTCTATAGCCTTATCGGGCAAAAACCTGTC containing:
- a CDS encoding MFS transporter gives rise to the protein MQIQKRTEDRNLFLIYFGTITSLIGDEIGSVALSIWVALQTDNPVNFALVYSAAKFSRIVFSLFSGSIVDSFNKKKLLYLSDLAQFVLNLFILFLIAVNLDFNLKVFLFCLISVSQGFCLAIFKPASRAILPELINKENLKKANSVLEMSRSLISMLAVIFAAGLVMLLGCELCILINALSFFISALSEIFIRYDFKKKDEQKKTDSKLKKIFDGYRYVLGEKELLSLALLASCLNFFCTPIFSNILTYQFKTVFTLNWQTGFAFINNFLKDEKSFLTLFSSICFFGIGIGNILGSLASQKVSGKNVKLFTLILQSLSFLILGFYFYFLRENNFLFNVILLGSIVSLSALSAGFSMGLFNVHVTSLYQKKVDPEFSGRFFAFNTVLIQISSPIGMLIGSSIAATGIFYPVFLFAGGFLCLLAFFNMT
- a CDS encoding type II toxin-antitoxin system PemK/MazF family toxin translates to MTRGDIYMMDFGMPFGSEPGFTRPVIIIQSDKENLNCLNTKLVIPLTSNTLLSDYLGNVFISKNESKLPKDSVALIHQIMVIDKKRLLHRVGKLNQLVLGKIEAAIDYVTKE
- a CDS encoding energy-coupling factor ABC transporter ATP-binding protein; its protein translation is MAVLIENLSYTYPDGRNAIHNINAHFEKGKKTAVVGLNGSGKSTLLYHLNGTISPQTGRVSILGEDVSKKSLNSIRKKSGFLFDYPDHQLFLTSVYEDIGFGLKNLGMDREEIEAAVNRILKKLNIEHLKDYSPYQLSLGQKKICAIAGVLVMEPEIIVCDEPFSGLDSKVKSAFKAILDDFSKEGKTIIFSTHDQDFCYEWADNVYVMNEGELVAGGDAVSVFNNAEVLQRTGIVMPKLARLFGHKNPAPRSVEDALHLLL
- a CDS encoding CbiM family transporter, which encodes MHISDGGLSTAVCAVGYAASAVGIAFAVKGTKEEDIPKISLMAGTFFAISLIMIPIPPSSVHPLMCGLIGIIVGRKAPLAFFPALLLQALLFQHGGITTLGANTLMLSVSSILSAIIFYNWKSDNVLLKGMVIGALSVIFVVLVLSVLLMTGGSFAKETFIALFVSHSVVMAVEAVITGFAVKLMMKARPDWFKRNL
- a CDS encoding IS5 family transposase, whose amino-acid sequence is MKQKGLFDEEDRLRVLSNLGDSLEKLNEKINWEIFKPLLKKALTKEPKGLGGRPAYDYVMMFKIIILQKLYNISDDQTEYQINDRLSFMRFLGLELKDKVPDSKTIWLFKEKLIEARVSKKLFEKFGKELARNNLIGKEGTIIDATIVEAPIQHNSKDENEQIKNGKVPEQWQEAKNKAKLSQKDCDARWTKKHKRSYYGYKDHIKVDKKSKLILKVTVTAANVHDSRELKNLVEREDERLYADSAYIGEEIERVLKAKGIEGQICERGARGKPLTKKQKISNRKKSKIRARVEHVFGFMTNSMKGIYVRTIGLARATFSIIMMNLTYNLCRYCYLKK
- the aat gene encoding leucyl/phenylalanyl-tRNA--protein transferase — translated: MLTGFSSLSLLSSGEKNILLKRSQKDFPWLESDDFFDFNKAFGEEDYIQKSQDDEVISGGNLSPGMILSAYRHSFFPWFSEEDPIIWFSPSLRFVINKDSFHIPSRLKREIKKADFRITQNTAFDEVIENCALIKREGQKGTWITDDMLQAYRLLHKLGFAHSVEAWKGGELAGGFYGLYINEVFIGESMFSKVSGASKTAFSLFAQDFFENKKGILIDAQIPSENIKRFGGFKIPRSSYLGILSR
- a CDS encoding type II toxin-antitoxin system VapC family toxin; the protein is MYYLDTNICIYFLNGKYQSVKNKILSIPPSKIRLPSIVKAELLLGAYKSSKKKDNLKRLEVFFKEFKVEPFSDQTAYTYADIRSKLEKNGTLIDPNDLLIASIVLYNKGILVTNNTRAPLKTYFLVYLFIILVAFL